From one Planktothrix agardhii NIES-204 genomic stretch:
- a CDS encoding glycosyl transferase family protein, producing MSNISETPQISVIIPAYNCDRYVEQAVESVINQTYPADEIIIIDDGSQDNTRQVLQPYSNYIHYVYQENQGVSVARNHGLKLARGEFIVFLDADDIFLPNKLATQLAVFQAKPRLGLVQSGWRRVNQQGKTIMDATPWDYVPELNLENWLRWKPLGTMGTLMFRREWLLKIEGFEPGLAHAEDVDLILRMVLLGCESAWLHQPTVCYRQHDRNTMRDGVSQAKSINYVLDKFFNLPNIPLEIRLIENWVRYSTLVWSSWYLYYTGFPVEMVEYLRKSWQYTPFLLVETLINWTESFVHYSDSLGQSLEVNQLCNLTEWQNLTLWVLEQTIEKRSQSLEGGIKLL from the coding sequence ATGTCCAATATTTCAGAAACTCCCCAAATTAGTGTAATTATTCCAGCATACAACTGCGATCGCTATGTTGAGCAAGCCGTCGAAAGTGTTATTAATCAAACATATCCTGCTGACGAAATTATTATTATTGATGACGGTTCCCAAGACAATACCCGTCAAGTTTTACAACCCTATTCTAACTATATTCACTATGTTTATCAAGAAAATCAAGGGGTTTCTGTCGCCCGAAATCATGGGTTAAAATTGGCGCGGGGGGAGTTTATTGTGTTTCTGGATGCAGATGATATCTTTCTTCCCAATAAATTAGCAACCCAACTCGCAGTTTTTCAAGCAAAACCGCGACTAGGACTGGTTCAAAGTGGATGGCGTCGAGTGAACCAACAAGGAAAAACTATCATGGATGCGACGCCTTGGGATTATGTTCCAGAATTGAATTTAGAAAATTGGTTGCGTTGGAAACCCTTGGGGACGATGGGAACCTTAATGTTTCGTCGAGAATGGTTATTAAAAATAGAAGGATTTGAACCCGGGTTAGCCCACGCGGAAGACGTCGATTTAATCTTAAGAATGGTATTATTAGGGTGTGAATCCGCTTGGTTACATCAACCAACAGTTTGTTACCGTCAACATGACCGAAATACCATGCGGGATGGAGTTTCTCAAGCGAAATCAATTAATTATGTTTTGGATAAATTTTTTAATCTTCCTAATATTCCCCTAGAAATTCGGTTAATAGAAAATTGGGTACGTTACAGTACCTTAGTTTGGAGTTCCTGGTATTTATATTATACAGGTTTTCCTGTTGAAATGGTAGAATATTTACGAAAATCTTGGCAATATACGCCATTTTTGTTGGTGGAAACCCTAATAAATTGGACAGAAAGTTTTGTGCATTATTCTGATAGTTTAGGACAGTCTTTAGAGGTGAATCAACTTTGTAATTTAACCGAATGGCAAAATTTAACCCTTTGGGTTTTAGAACAAACTATAGAAAAACGTTCTCAATCTTTAGAAGGGGGAATTAAGTTACTGTAA
- a CDS encoding TPR domain protein produces the protein MTHFNDNNTPNNLQTAESYLISANQCLEDGNPELALSFYNQAIELNPDNDQIYYKLGQTLMQLERYEDAINAYSKSIQINPDFPWSYNSLGEVLIKLERWEEAIAAYTQFIKFNNNFCWAYFGLGESFFKLNQIEKSINYYEKAIKFEPTNCWIYIKLGDALLKLDQPENAIKSYSQAIQLNPNIDWFYEKLAETFLSKNQLDNAIQAYQNAITINPQSWHYIEIGKILIQQELWDLALDYLIKGLQIQPDYHEAYDYISTIFKQKNQLLDAILCEVHHQLPIRLIQKIFNLSDDHFITTHTEKNLTKIPVYPLSNIELTPPKFIEGSLNPHFQLTSINFPETFVYSIPQGKVWADTLTSAVLNSENQLITDLSTGSAALLVNSPHLIVTQNIGKIVAFLSVKWGENYYHWMFDIIARFGLLLQHFLIEEIDYFVVNRCQLNYEQETLKLLNIPAEKIIESCKNPLLKADKLLIPSYSHATSRTPKWACNFLKNLCLNYPENLELLPLERVYLSRSSASYRQVSNEAEVILFLQQFGFTVLSLETLSVRQQAYYMANTKVIISPHGAALTNLVFCSPGTQVIEFLMPNWTLSCYWELSNIVGCDYYCLFCEPADFGRSPTDGSQNIKVNLDSLLKLMQWAGVV, from the coding sequence ATGACTCATTTTAACGATAATAACACCCCAAATAATTTACAAACAGCAGAATCCTATTTAATTTCTGCAAATCAATGTTTAGAAGATGGAAACCCTGAACTAGCTTTATCTTTCTATAATCAAGCCATTGAATTAAATCCTGATAATGACCAGATCTATTATAAATTAGGTCAAACTTTAATGCAGTTAGAACGTTATGAAGATGCAATAAATGCTTATTCTAAATCTATTCAAATTAATCCTGATTTTCCTTGGTCTTATAATAGTTTAGGAGAAGTATTAATTAAATTAGAACGCTGGGAGGAAGCGATCGCAGCCTATACTCAATTTATTAAATTTAATAATAATTTTTGTTGGGCTTATTTTGGGTTAGGGGAATCTTTTTTTAAATTAAATCAGATAGAAAAATCTATTAATTATTATGAAAAAGCAATTAAATTTGAGCCTACAAATTGCTGGATTTATATTAAATTAGGGGATGCTTTATTAAAATTAGACCAACCAGAAAATGCGATTAAATCTTATTCTCAAGCAATTCAGCTTAATCCAAATATAGATTGGTTTTATGAGAAGTTAGCGGAAACTTTCTTATCTAAAAATCAGTTAGATAATGCAATTCAAGCCTACCAAAATGCTATAACTATAAATCCGCAAAGCTGGCATTATATAGAGATTGGAAAAATTTTAATTCAACAGGAACTATGGGATCTTGCTTTAGATTATTTAATTAAAGGATTACAAATACAGCCGGATTATCATGAGGCTTATGATTATATTTCTACCATTTTTAAACAAAAAAATCAACTATTAGATGCAATTCTTTGTGAAGTTCATCATCAATTACCAATCCGCTTAATTCAAAAAATATTTAATTTATCCGATGATCATTTTATTACCACTCATACAGAAAAAAATCTAACTAAAATTCCGGTTTATCCGCTTAGTAATATCGAACTTACTCCCCCTAAATTTATCGAGGGAAGTCTTAACCCTCATTTTCAATTAACCTCAATTAATTTCCCAGAAACCTTTGTTTATAGTATCCCTCAAGGTAAAGTTTGGGCGGATACATTAACCAGTGCTGTTCTCAATTCAGAGAATCAATTAATCACAGATTTATCCACCGGAAGTGCGGCATTATTGGTTAATTCTCCCCATCTTATTGTGACACAAAATATAGGTAAAATAGTGGCATTTTTATCGGTAAAATGGGGTGAAAATTATTATCACTGGATGTTTGATATTATTGCTAGATTTGGTTTGTTATTACAACATTTTTTAATTGAAGAAATTGATTATTTTGTAGTAAATCGTTGTCAATTAAACTATGAACAGGAAACTTTAAAGCTATTAAATATTCCCGCAGAAAAGATAATTGAAAGCTGCAAAAACCCGTTGCTAAAAGCAGATAAACTTTTAATTCCGTCCTATTCTCATGCAACCTCCAGGACACCTAAATGGGCTTGTAATTTCTTGAAAAATTTGTGTCTAAACTATCCAGAAAACTTAGAATTATTGCCTTTAGAAAGAGTTTATTTAAGTCGAAGTAGCGCATCCTATCGTCAAGTATCTAATGAAGCAGAAGTCATCTTATTTTTACAGCAATTTGGATTTACAGTCTTGAGTTTAGAAACTTTATCAGTCAGACAACAAGCCTATTATATGGCAAATACTAAAGTCATTATTTCTCCCCATGGAGCCGCTTTAACCAATTTAGTTTTTTGTTCCCCAGGAACTCAGGTGATTGAGTTTTTAATGCCAAATTGGACGCTATCTTGTTATTGGGAATTAAGTAATATTGTGGGTTGTGATTATTACTGTTTATTTTGTGAACCTGCCGATTTTGGTCGTTCTCCGACGGATGGCTCTCAAAATATTAAGGTCAATTTGGATTCTCTTTTAAAATTAATGCAATGGGCTGGAGTTGTTTAG
- a CDS encoding TPR domain protein: MGRCFNICCYDFRGSVLLVPSPVHWSHLKSSKWGVNFIKNKFLSPSINSNNYSRRIYISRQNANCRKVINESEFLPFLETLGFQTLCLEYLPFQEQVGYFANAEIIIALHGSGLTNLVFCRPNTKVIEFLFPEWETSYYWQLCNIVGCEYYCCVGEPIDDEGLNFIPIFDNIKIKSYTIIELLKIAKVIN; the protein is encoded by the coding sequence GTGGGGAGATGCTTTAACATCTGCTGTTATGACTTTAGAGGGTCAGTATTATTAGTTCCATCTCCTGTTCATTGGAGTCATTTAAAGTCTTCAAAATGGGGAGTAAATTTTATTAAAAATAAGTTTCTTTCCCCTAGTATTAATTCAAATAATTATTCCCGACGAATTTATATAAGTCGCCAAAATGCTAACTGTCGAAAAGTTATCAATGAGTCGGAGTTTTTACCCTTTTTAGAAACATTAGGTTTTCAAACGCTTTGTTTAGAATATTTACCTTTTCAAGAACAAGTTGGTTATTTTGCTAATGCAGAAATTATTATTGCACTCCATGGGTCAGGATTAACTAATTTAGTCTTTTGTCGTCCTAATACAAAGGTGATTGAGTTTTTATTTCCTGAATGGGAGACTTCTTATTATTGGCAACTTTGCAATATAGTTGGCTGTGAATATTACTGTTGTGTCGGTGAACCGATAGATGATGAAGGATTAAATTTTATTCCAATTTTTGACAATATAAAAATTAAATCTTATACTATTATTGAACTTTTAAAAATTGCAAAAGTTATTAATTAA
- a CDS encoding hypothetical protein (transcription termination factor NusA) produces the protein MSMVSLPGLQDMINGISQERNLPKQAVEEALREALLKGYERYRRTIEIQTQFSEDYFDNFDVELDVDEEGFRVLAKNLTIVEQVSNQDHQIALKDVREVAPEAQLGDTVTLDVTPDQGEFGRMAAIQTKQVLAQKLRDKQRKMIQEEFKELEGTVLQAKVLRFERQSVILEVASGFGRTSVEAELSKREQLPNDNYRANATFRVYLKKVSQGSQRGPQLLVSRADAGLVVYLFANEVPEIEDEVVRIVAVAREANPPSRHVGPRTKIAVDTIDRDVDPVGACIGARGSRIQVVVNELRGEKIDVIRWSPDPATYIANALSPARVDEVRLVNPDERRAHILVPEDQLSLAIGKEGQNVRLAARLTGWKIDIKDTAKYDAAAEDQKIAEELERQDAINDRNYDEFKEE, from the coding sequence ATGTCAATGGTGAGTTTGCCCGGTTTACAAGATATGATTAATGGTATTTCTCAAGAGCGGAATTTACCGAAACAGGCCGTAGAAGAAGCCCTACGAGAAGCTCTATTAAAAGGGTATGAACGCTATCGTCGTACCATCGAAATTCAGACCCAATTTAGTGAAGATTATTTTGATAATTTTGATGTCGAACTCGATGTCGATGAAGAAGGATTTCGAGTCTTAGCCAAAAATTTAACCATTGTTGAACAAGTTAGCAACCAAGATCATCAAATTGCCTTAAAAGACGTGCGAGAAGTCGCTCCCGAAGCCCAATTAGGGGATACCGTCACCCTAGATGTTACCCCGGATCAAGGGGAATTTGGTCGGATGGCAGCGATCCAAACTAAACAGGTTTTAGCTCAAAAACTGCGGGATAAGCAGCGCAAAATGATTCAGGAGGAGTTTAAAGAACTTGAAGGCACGGTATTGCAAGCCAAAGTCCTCCGATTTGAACGCCAGTCGGTGATTCTGGAAGTAGCCAGTGGTTTTGGTCGCACCAGTGTGGAAGCGGAACTTTCTAAACGGGAACAACTGCCCAATGATAACTACCGCGCCAATGCCACCTTCCGGGTCTATTTGAAAAAAGTCTCCCAAGGTTCCCAACGGGGGCCCCAATTATTAGTATCCAGGGCCGATGCCGGGTTAGTGGTGTATCTCTTTGCCAATGAAGTCCCAGAAATTGAGGATGAAGTGGTGCGAATTGTGGCCGTGGCCAGGGAAGCCAACCCTCCTTCCCGTCACGTCGGCCCCCGGACTAAAATAGCAGTAGATACCATCGATCGAGATGTTGATCCTGTGGGAGCCTGTATTGGGGCTAGGGGGTCACGGATTCAAGTGGTGGTGAACGAACTGCGGGGCGAGAAAATAGACGTGATTCGCTGGTCTCCTGACCCAGCCACCTATATTGCTAATGCCCTGAGTCCGGCGAGAGTCGATGAAGTTCGTTTAGTCAATCCCGATGAACGTCGCGCCCATATTCTGGTTCCTGAAGATCAATTGAGTTTGGCCATTGGCAAGGAGGGGCAAAATGTTCGTCTCGCTGCTCGGTTGACGGGATGGAAAATTGATATTAAGGATACGGCTAAATATGATGCAGCAGCCGAAGATCAAAAAATCGCCGAAGAACTCGAACGTCAGGATGCGATCAACGATCGCAACTATGATGAATTTAAGGAGGAATAG
- a CDS encoding TPR domain protein encodes MPLSDTPEKTVLDLHEEASRHIAQQQFDEAVAVCEQALKLQPRFLPTYSTLGLAKQLQGKLDEAKFWYTKALNLKPDWAEVHANLGTVYVQQQQWRDALQSYQTALHFKPNQAIIYQSLYTVFINLNQPEEATNAWYQALILEPQSVAPQDYIDFGKTLIEKGKLEPAIELYRKGVEIYPSLPQSHYGLAEALSRKQQWEEAIAAYNQAIILNPNSNLFYQGLADALVQQKNYEQAIANYQKAIELSPDFSWTYHQLGNALSEQERWEEATVAYYQGIGLNPKFFGSYYKLGEICSKTGKHEEAINWYRQALEINPDSFWLHFTLGNALCETQEFDEALTEYYQAIEFEPNTDWLYPPLGKVLIAQQRWDQAIKVYCKAVELNSNNLWLLDQLAETLIEQQEIETAISVYQECLKINPKADIVHYNLGNLYKSQSQWEEAIASYQNAININPKIAEYYAGLGEIWLKKQELDLAMSYLMDALKMKPDLISAYENIAEILQHQGRNEEAVKCFNYKDLPPSLLEQYCFVNPEQLITSDFSSNVTYIPVYPGSEISLNPSKTVAQFHPGFIFSQATTRNAFIVKLDQGRVWGDSATSAVITAHNELLTDISTGSAELVLSSRKLPPIHHINGTVAFLSVRWGGAFFHWMYDVLPGIHLMEKSGIDLNSIDYFVFNNYDFSYQKETLELLGIPEHKIIRSIDKPYIQAKKLIVPAPNLFQNDTTTPEWICNFIKQKLLPETAKNKTANRHIYINRKNAISRNVVNQDELMKQLESLNFESVVLESLTISEQAELMASASVVLAPHGAGLSNIVFCQPGTKIIELFAPTYVPPCYRIISNICGLEHYYLIGELVENTMDEDLTHSGLLNMRINIDDLMSLLELAEITVT; translated from the coding sequence ATGCCATTGTCTGACACTCCAGAGAAAACTGTCCTTGATTTACACGAAGAAGCAAGTCGCCATATTGCCCAACAGCAGTTTGATGAAGCAGTTGCTGTGTGTGAACAGGCGTTAAAATTGCAACCTCGTTTTCTTCCCACTTACAGTACCTTGGGGTTAGCTAAACAATTGCAAGGGAAACTTGATGAAGCCAAATTTTGGTACACAAAAGCCCTAAATCTCAAACCCGATTGGGCGGAAGTTCATGCGAATTTAGGAACAGTTTATGTTCAACAACAACAATGGCGGGATGCTCTACAATCATATCAAACTGCCCTACATTTTAAACCCAATCAAGCCATAATTTATCAGAGTTTATATACTGTTTTCATTAATCTGAATCAACCGGAAGAAGCCACAAATGCTTGGTATCAAGCCTTAATTTTAGAACCTCAGTCCGTCGCCCCTCAAGATTATATTGATTTTGGGAAAACCTTAATTGAAAAAGGCAAATTAGAGCCAGCAATTGAATTGTATAGAAAGGGGGTAGAAATTTATCCTAGTTTACCCCAATCCCATTATGGATTAGCAGAGGCATTAAGTCGGAAACAACAGTGGGAAGAAGCGATCGCAGCCTATAATCAAGCTATTATTCTGAATCCTAATAGTAATCTATTTTATCAAGGGTTAGCCGATGCTTTAGTTCAACAAAAGAATTATGAACAAGCGATCGCGAATTATCAAAAAGCCATTGAACTCAGCCCGGATTTTTCTTGGACATATCATCAACTGGGAAATGCTTTATCTGAACAAGAAAGATGGGAAGAAGCCACCGTTGCTTATTATCAAGGAATCGGTTTAAATCCTAAGTTTTTTGGTTCCTATTATAAGTTAGGAGAAATTTGTTCTAAGACCGGAAAACATGAAGAAGCAATTAATTGGTATCGTCAAGCTCTTGAGATTAATCCCGATAGTTTTTGGTTACATTTTACCTTGGGAAATGCTCTCTGTGAAACCCAGGAGTTTGATGAGGCTTTAACAGAATATTATCAAGCGATTGAATTTGAACCGAATACGGATTGGTTATATCCCCCCTTGGGAAAAGTATTGATTGCTCAACAACGCTGGGATCAAGCTATTAAAGTTTATTGTAAAGCAGTTGAACTGAATTCAAATAATCTTTGGTTGTTAGATCAATTAGCAGAAACCTTAATTGAACAGCAAGAAATTGAAACTGCTATTTCTGTTTATCAGGAATGTCTAAAAATCAATCCTAAAGCGGATATTGTACATTACAATCTGGGCAATTTATATAAATCTCAAAGTCAATGGGAAGAAGCGATCGCATCCTATCAAAATGCTATTAATATTAATCCTAAAATCGCTGAATATTATGCGGGATTAGGAGAAATTTGGTTAAAAAAACAAGAACTAGATCTGGCAATGTCCTACTTGATGGACGCTTTAAAAATGAAGCCCGATTTAATTTCTGCTTATGAAAATATTGCTGAAATTCTACAACATCAAGGCAGAAATGAAGAAGCTGTAAAGTGTTTTAATTATAAGGATTTGCCCCCGTCACTTTTAGAACAATATTGTTTTGTTAATCCCGAACAATTGATCACCTCAGACTTTAGTTCTAATGTCACCTATATTCCTGTTTATCCGGGTAGTGAAATTTCCCTGAATCCTTCTAAAACCGTGGCTCAATTTCATCCTGGTTTTATCTTTAGTCAAGCGACAACTCGGAATGCGTTTATTGTCAAATTAGATCAAGGTAGAGTCTGGGGAGATTCGGCGACCAGTGCGGTGATCACAGCCCATAATGAATTACTGACTGATATTTCCACCGGATCTGCTGAATTGGTTTTATCCTCCCGTAAATTACCTCCAATTCATCATATTAATGGAACCGTTGCATTTTTATCGGTACGCTGGGGGGGGGCATTTTTTCATTGGATGTATGATGTTTTACCTGGAATTCACTTGATGGAAAAAAGTGGTATAGATTTGAATAGTATTGATTATTTTGTGTTTAATAATTACGATTTTTCCTATCAGAAAGAAACCTTAGAACTTTTGGGAATACCTGAACATAAAATCATTAGAAGTATTGATAAACCTTATATTCAAGCGAAGAAACTGATTGTCCCCGCTCCTAATTTGTTCCAAAATGATACGACAACTCCTGAATGGATTTGTAACTTTATAAAACAAAAATTACTCCCAGAAACAGCAAAAAATAAAACTGCAAATCGTCACATTTATATCAATCGGAAAAATGCAATTTCTCGGAATGTGGTTAATCAAGATGAGTTGATGAAACAGTTAGAATCCCTGAACTTTGAGAGTGTTGTTTTAGAATCCTTAACGATTTCTGAACAAGCTGAATTAATGGCGAGTGCCTCGGTGGTTTTAGCCCCCCATGGAGCAGGATTATCCAATATTGTTTTCTGTCAACCTGGAACCAAAATTATCGAATTATTTGCTCCTACTTATGTTCCACCTTGCTATCGAATTATTAGTAATATTTGTGGGCTGGAACATTACTATTTAATTGGGGAACTGGTAGAGAATACAATGGACGAAGATCTGACCCATTCGGGATTGTTGAATATGCGAATTAATATTGATGATTTAATGAGTTTATTGGAATTAGCAGAAATTACAGTAACTTAA
- the infB gene encoding translation initiation factor IF-2 — translation MNNAKVRIYELSRELNLDNKDILAVCERLNISVKSHSSTISESDKERIEKYVATHPNPGQLEGKAPGSPPNAKLSAIAPSDKKRQEILEIQKPKIRSSFESSPPYDEASSSESASVATPPKSLVSSKAPVKPTLNRPVLSKPTAPAQAETESSPITAEKVASETEDMAMGVSVGEIETSEQIDSSPLEAAPLSAPPIRPAEPVPVSISVNPEPAAISKNKPVLKTNKPTPKPVESKSKPDSPEKPTPKSQQTTPEGKEKDSEGRRPPRKEVGSPRPRSISDLQAPPSRKPAAQVIDEDGESTEGAEEEPLATTDDLVKRPKRAVTLTRPNPPRTGKRGPAWEEEEEEVVDTAKTKAAKLKAKRRAKPSLDEDDDDEMNALSLLNANNAMISVSLARPPKPKASPGQSVAAITVRPKKPAPSRGSSSGGGNTRRTEAKPKAERPEKVIVPGPMTVQELASALILPETEIIKRLFSQGIAVNITETLDYNTILLICQDLGVEVENEKLKSGAIKPDNILNAEDLEHLQRRPPVVTIMGHVDHGKTTLLDAIRETKVAQGEAGGITQHIGAYHVDMEHEGKTQQVVFLDTPGHEAFTAMRARGARVTDVAILVVAADDGVQPQTIEAISHAKAAGVPMIIAINKIDKEGAQPDRVKQELTEFALVPEEWGGDTIMVPVSAIRGENLDTLLEMILLVAEVEDLYANPDRAAKGTIIEAHLDKSRGPVATLLVQNGTLRVGDIVVAGSVLGKVRAMVDDRGDRVDNASPSFAVEVLGLRDVPAAGDEFEVFESEKEASALATQRAETKRETRLIKGRISLSEFSARAQQGELKELNLILKGDVQGSIEAIVGALKKLPQKEVELQLLLAAPGEITETDIDLAAASNAVLLGFNTTLAHGARQAADRAGVDIRDYNIIYNLLDDVQAAMEGLLEPELVEEHLGQVEVRAIFPVGRNTIAGCYVLSGKVIRNCKVRIRRKNEVVHEGVLDSLKRMKEDAKEVNAGYECGVALDNFNDWAMGDIIEAYRMTTKRRTLSLS, via the coding sequence ATGAACAACGCCAAAGTCAGAATTTACGAACTATCACGGGAACTTAATTTGGATAACAAGGACATCTTAGCGGTGTGTGAACGGCTAAATATCTCAGTTAAAAGCCACAGTAGCACGATTTCAGAATCAGATAAAGAACGCATTGAAAAATACGTCGCAACTCATCCGAACCCGGGTCAGCTTGAAGGAAAAGCACCCGGATCTCCTCCTAATGCGAAATTATCAGCGATCGCACCCAGCGACAAAAAACGGCAAGAAATTTTAGAGATCCAGAAGCCCAAAATTCGGTCGAGCTTCGAGTCCTCCCCCCCCTACGATGAGGCGAGTTCCTCTGAATCAGCTTCTGTTGCTACCCCACCTAAATCACTTGTTTCTTCAAAAGCGCCTGTGAAACCCACGTTAAATCGACCTGTATTATCAAAACCCACTGCTCCGGCTCAAGCGGAAACGGAATCTTCCCCCATAACAGCCGAGAAAGTGGCCTCAGAAACCGAAGATATGGCCATGGGGGTTTCTGTCGGGGAAATAGAAACATCTGAACAGATTGATTCATCCCCATTGGAAGCCGCACCTCTTTCTGCTCCCCCTATTAGACCTGCAGAGCCAGTTCCCGTGAGTATCAGTGTGAACCCGGAACCAGCAGCCATTTCTAAAAATAAGCCCGTTTTGAAGACAAATAAACCAACGCCTAAACCCGTTGAGTCAAAGTCTAAACCGGACTCTCCCGAAAAACCGACTCCCAAATCTCAACAAACTACCCCAGAAGGGAAAGAAAAAGATTCAGAGGGCCGAAGACCGCCCCGTAAAGAAGTTGGCAGTCCCAGACCCCGCTCAATTTCTGATTTACAGGCTCCTCCGTCCCGTAAGCCAGCGGCTCAAGTGATTGATGAGGATGGAGAATCGACCGAGGGTGCCGAGGAGGAACCCTTAGCCACCACCGATGATTTAGTCAAACGGCCAAAACGGGCTGTAACCCTGACTCGGCCGAACCCCCCCCGCACTGGAAAACGCGGGCCAGCATGGGAGGAGGAAGAAGAAGAAGTTGTAGATACCGCTAAAACCAAGGCGGCTAAACTCAAAGCCAAGCGACGGGCTAAACCCTCCTTAGATGAGGACGACGACGATGAAATGAATGCGTTGTCTCTACTGAATGCCAACAACGCCATGATTAGCGTCTCCCTAGCCCGTCCCCCCAAACCCAAAGCCAGCCCCGGACAAAGTGTGGCAGCGATAACGGTTAGACCGAAAAAACCCGCACCCAGTCGGGGTTCGAGTTCTGGAGGAGGCAATACGCGCCGGACGGAGGCTAAACCCAAGGCTGAACGCCCGGAGAAAGTCATCGTACCTGGGCCAATGACCGTTCAGGAACTCGCCTCTGCCTTAATCTTGCCGGAAACGGAAATTATCAAACGCCTGTTTTCCCAAGGGATTGCAGTTAATATTACCGAAACCCTCGACTACAACACAATTCTGTTAATCTGTCAAGACCTCGGCGTTGAAGTTGAAAACGAAAAACTCAAATCCGGTGCTATCAAGCCCGACAATATACTGAACGCAGAGGATCTGGAGCATCTGCAACGGCGTCCTCCGGTGGTCACGATCATGGGTCACGTCGATCACGGGAAAACCACCCTCCTCGATGCGATCCGCGAAACCAAAGTGGCTCAAGGAGAGGCTGGGGGCATCACCCAACACATCGGAGCCTATCATGTCGATATGGAACATGAGGGCAAAACCCAGCAAGTGGTCTTCCTCGATACTCCGGGTCACGAAGCCTTTACCGCCATGCGAGCCCGGGGCGCACGAGTTACGGATGTGGCAATTCTGGTGGTGGCCGCCGATGATGGAGTCCAACCCCAAACCATTGAAGCCATTAGTCACGCTAAGGCTGCCGGAGTCCCGATGATTATTGCTATCAACAAAATTGATAAGGAAGGTGCCCAGCCTGATCGGGTGAAACAGGAGTTAACGGAATTTGCCCTGGTTCCTGAAGAATGGGGCGGTGACACGATTATGGTTCCCGTCAGTGCCATCAGGGGAGAAAACCTTGATACTCTCCTAGAAATGATTCTGTTAGTGGCGGAGGTGGAAGATCTCTATGCCAACCCTGACCGAGCCGCGAAAGGAACGATTATTGAAGCTCACCTTGACAAGTCCCGTGGCCCTGTGGCGACGCTGTTGGTACAAAATGGTACCCTGCGAGTTGGGGATATTGTGGTGGCGGGTTCCGTCCTGGGTAAAGTCCGGGCGATGGTGGATGACCGAGGCGATCGGGTTGATAATGCCAGTCCTTCCTTTGCCGTTGAGGTCTTAGGTCTGCGGGATGTCCCGGCGGCTGGGGATGAATTCGAGGTCTTTGAAAGTGAAAAAGAAGCCTCGGCTTTGGCCACCCAACGGGCAGAAACGAAACGGGAAACCCGCTTAATCAAGGGTCGGATCAGTCTGAGTGAATTCTCCGCCCGTGCTCAACAGGGTGAGTTGAAAGAACTGAACTTGATCCTGAAGGGGGATGTTCAAGGATCTATAGAAGCGATCGTTGGAGCCCTGAAGAAACTGCCTCAGAAAGAGGTGGAACTACAACTGCTGTTAGCGGCCCCGGGTGAAATTACGGAAACGGATATTGACTTAGCCGCGGCTAGTAATGCGGTCTTACTTGGATTTAACACCACCTTAGCCCATGGTGCTCGTCAAGCTGCCGATCGCGCCGGAGTTGACATCCGAGACTACAACATCATTTACAACCTCTTAGATGACGTCCAGGCTGCCATGGAAGGGCTATTAGAACCGGAACTGGTGGAGGAACATCTAGGTCAAGTGGAAGTCCGGGCGATTTTCCCCGTGGGACGCAATACCATCGCTGGTTGTTATGTGCTGTCGGGTAAAGTGATTCGGAACTGTAAAGTCCGAATTCGCCGGAAAAATGAAGTGGTTCACGAAGGTGTCCTCGACTCCCTGAAACGGATGAAAGAGGATGCTAAGGAAGTCAATGCTGGCTACGAGTGCGGTGTCGCCTTGGATAACTTCAACGACTGGGCGATGGGCGATATTATCGAAGCCTATCGGATGACTACTAAACGTCGTACTTTGTCTCTGTCTTGA
- a CDS encoding TspO and MBR like protein, whose protein sequence is MIKSWMVIGGVAFLVALANNILLTSDDIRWFNRLTRPSWLTFEKAIPLIWIIVFIAGAWSAILVWEAEPGISQTWVLMGFYLLVELVILSYTPVMCKAKSLRVGTILGGTGFILGLMLMVSVWPVSQTAAYLLLPFVLWSPIGTYTTWAMIPLNPLDT, encoded by the coding sequence ATGATTAAATCTTGGATGGTAATTGGAGGAGTGGCGTTTTTAGTCGCCCTAGCCAATAATATTCTATTAACCTCTGATGACATCCGATGGTTTAATCGCTTAACCCGTCCCAGTTGGTTAACCTTTGAAAAAGCAATTCCTTTAATTTGGATAATCGTTTTTATTGCGGGGGCTTGGTCAGCAATTTTAGTCTGGGAAGCCGAACCCGGAATATCCCAAACCTGGGTATTAATGGGATTTTATCTATTAGTAGAATTAGTGATTTTGTCCTATACCCCGGTCATGTGTAAAGCCAAAAGTTTACGGGTCGGAACAATATTAGGAGGGACAGGTTTTATTTTAGGCTTGATGTTAATGGTGAGTGTTTGGCCAGTATCTCAAACCGCAGCCTATTTACTCCTCCCGTTTGTCCTCTGGAGTCCAATTGGAACCTACACCACCTGGGCTATGATCCCCCTAAATCCCCTAGATACTTAA